Proteins encoded within one genomic window of Synechococcus sp. PCC 7335:
- a CDS encoding DUF3318 domain-containing protein has translation MTSYASYSSPRADIGELRRLRSLLPPELQSWVTVEPATDVAPPMITCEELGRDQVEIQIDLTKWEQLAIDQRNLLFWHEVARVQSDTIPRDGWEMAALAIGLGGAVGELWVQDGLLLLLALGLCGVSGWRLYKRNNGQRTLQEAIAADEKAISIATRFGYTLPNAYKSLGSALKTLIEQTPKKKQRDRFIRRLEALKKSANRAKQQVQSGREPRPTY, from the coding sequence ATGACCTCCTACGCAAGCTATAGTTCGCCTCGTGCAGACATTGGTGAATTGCGTCGTTTGAGGAGTTTGCTACCGCCTGAGCTGCAAAGCTGGGTTACGGTAGAACCCGCTACCGACGTGGCTCCACCGATGATCACCTGCGAAGAACTCGGACGTGACCAGGTAGAAATTCAGATTGATTTGACTAAATGGGAGCAGCTTGCTATCGACCAGCGCAATCTGCTGTTTTGGCACGAAGTCGCCCGTGTCCAAAGTGATACTATTCCGCGCGATGGCTGGGAGATGGCTGCGTTGGCAATTGGTCTAGGTGGCGCAGTTGGTGAGCTGTGGGTACAAGATGGACTTTTACTCCTGTTGGCTTTAGGTCTGTGCGGCGTGTCTGGATGGCGGCTGTATAAGCGCAATAATGGTCAACGGACTTTGCAAGAAGCGATCGCTGCGGATGAAAAGGCGATCTCGATTGCAACCAGGTTCGGCTACACGCTGCCAAATGCCTATAAAAGTTTGGGCAGTGCGTTGAAGACGCTGATTGAGCAGACACCCAAGAAAAAGCAGCGCGATCGCTTCATTCGAAGACTCGAAGCTTTGAAGAAGAGTGCTAATCGCGCCAAACAGCAGGTTCAAAGTGGCAGAGAGCCCCGCCCAACCTACTAA
- a CDS encoding DMT family transporter: protein MEFVSLLAGGSLIGEGAALLAAFLWATASLMFGRLGRQLSPLVLNLVKGVFALVLLLLTLLIQLGGAAIPNLPWVSVCLLVLSGGLGIGLGDTAYFSAINALGARKALLLETLAPPMSTVLAWIFLSERLPLSAIAGIIITLLGIAWVISERVPGDPVPATKAGLQISLLATFCQATGAVLSRAALAETTVSPLWSSLIRLAAGLIFMAGLVAIRPQYLEARSTVLRQPAKATRERWRSVWVALKSPRLLGGVAIASFFATYLGIWLQQIALKYTAAGIAQALLATSPLFVLPVAALLGEKISGRAILGVGVALCGVWLLLYSST, encoded by the coding sequence ATGGAGTTTGTAAGTCTGTTGGCTGGTGGCTCATTGATAGGTGAAGGCGCAGCGCTACTGGCAGCTTTTCTATGGGCGACGGCATCGTTAATGTTTGGCCGACTAGGACGGCAGCTATCGCCTTTGGTGCTAAATCTAGTGAAAGGCGTTTTTGCGCTAGTCCTACTGCTATTGACCTTACTGATTCAGCTTGGCGGCGCGGCGATTCCCAACTTACCCTGGGTTTCTGTGTGCTTGTTAGTGCTGAGTGGAGGACTCGGAATTGGGCTAGGCGATACGGCGTACTTTTCGGCCATCAATGCCTTAGGAGCGAGGAAAGCGTTGCTATTAGAAACGCTTGCTCCACCGATGAGCACTGTTTTAGCCTGGATTTTCCTATCGGAGCGCCTGCCTTTGAGCGCGATCGCAGGCATCATCATTACGCTTCTAGGAATCGCTTGGGTAATCAGTGAACGAGTCCCTGGTGATCCTGTTCCAGCGACCAAAGCAGGACTACAGATCTCGCTTTTAGCGACATTTTGTCAGGCAACTGGGGCAGTCCTTTCTAGAGCAGCGCTAGCCGAAACGACAGTATCACCCCTATGGAGCAGTCTGATTCGCTTAGCGGCCGGATTGATCTTTATGGCGGGACTAGTAGCAATCAGACCACAGTATCTAGAGGCTAGATCAACCGTATTGCGCCAGCCTGCAAAGGCGACTAGGGAAAGATGGCGATCTGTCTGGGTGGCGCTGAAGTCACCTCGACTGTTGGGTGGAGTTGCGATCGCATCCTTCTTTGCTACCTACCTAGGTATCTGGCTACAGCAGATCGCACTTAAATATACAGCAGCAGGTATTGCGCAGGCGCTTTTGGCAACTAGTCCACTCTTCGTACTACCCGTAGCAGCCCTACTAGGCGAGAAGATCAGTGGACGCGCCATTCTAGGCGTTGGCGTCGCACTTTGCGGCGTATGGCTGCTGCTATACAGTAGTACCTAG
- a CDS encoding murein transglycosylase A: MRTSAKVLFKAAVVAIALILTSRSSHADPADNQGLEPTSLEEVISEEATSDENVVEAALPLRKLHGQEKQQAADLIAQDITLLETDRTALLSAIDHSLAYLQTPKAVNDYREYAVPEITHDRVRRSLQRFRALVTYSSTIADLQQAIAAEFDFYQSIGQDAAGSVDFTGYFEPTYRASFTPDETYRYPIYKRPPTLDQWPQPHPTRAELEGVDGLRSRQGPLKGLELAWLPTRLEAFLVQVQGSARLEMTDGSTYSVGYAGRTEYPYTSIGRAIVDDGLIPADELTLPALMAYFEENPEALDCYIPRNDRFVFFKETNGAPATGSLGYPVTAGRSIATDKTLMPPGALALIALPLPQINNRSDDRPNSGQDGTDPLESMASDSLMTSRLVLDQDTGGAIKGAGRVDLFVGTGTEAGEVAGQINHPGALYYLLLQE, encoded by the coding sequence TTGAGAACTTCTGCAAAGGTCCTTTTTAAAGCAGCCGTTGTGGCGATCGCGCTCATACTGACTAGTCGTAGCAGCCACGCGGACCCTGCTGATAATCAAGGCCTAGAGCCAACAAGCCTAGAAGAAGTAATCTCAGAAGAAGCGACCTCAGACGAAAATGTTGTAGAGGCGGCATTACCGCTAAGAAAACTACACGGCCAAGAAAAACAGCAGGCTGCTGATTTAATTGCGCAAGACATCACCTTACTAGAAACCGATCGCACCGCGCTTTTGAGTGCTATTGATCACAGCTTGGCCTATCTACAGACTCCCAAGGCTGTTAACGACTACCGTGAATATGCTGTTCCCGAGATTACCCACGACCGAGTTCGCCGCAGTCTTCAGCGCTTTCGTGCTTTAGTCACCTACAGCAGCACTATTGCCGACTTGCAGCAAGCGATCGCCGCAGAGTTTGACTTCTATCAATCCATTGGCCAGGACGCGGCTGGCAGCGTCGACTTCACCGGCTACTTTGAACCGACCTATCGGGCCAGTTTCACCCCAGATGAAACTTACCGCTATCCTATCTACAAACGTCCGCCTACCTTAGATCAGTGGCCTCAGCCTCATCCTACCCGCGCTGAGCTAGAAGGTGTTGACGGATTGCGCTCTAGGCAAGGACCCCTCAAAGGTTTAGAGCTAGCCTGGCTGCCTACGCGCCTAGAGGCATTTCTCGTCCAGGTTCAAGGATCGGCTAGGCTGGAAATGACGGACGGTAGTACATACTCAGTTGGCTACGCTGGGCGTACGGAGTATCCCTATACCAGTATTGGCCGCGCTATCGTTGACGATGGTCTTATCCCAGCAGACGAGCTGACGCTTCCAGCTTTGATGGCCTACTTTGAGGAGAATCCTGAGGCGCTTGACTGCTATATCCCGCGCAACGATCGATTTGTCTTCTTCAAAGAAACAAATGGCGCTCCTGCAACAGGTAGCCTAGGCTATCCGGTCACAGCCGGACGCTCTATCGCCACTGATAAGACATTAATGCCTCCAGGGGCCTTGGCTTTGATCGCCTTGCCTTTGCCCCAGATAAACAATAGGTCTGACGACAGGCCTAACAGCGGCCAAGATGGAACAGACCCCTTAGAAAGTATGGCAAGTGACAGCCTAATGACCAGTCGATTGGTACTCGATCAAGATACGGGAGGGGCAATCAAAGGGGCTGGCCGTGTAGATTTGTTTGTAGGGACTGGCACAGAGGCCGGAGAAGTGGCTGGTCAGATCAACCATCCGGGTGCTCTGTATTACCTGCTACTCCAAGAGTAA
- the dusB gene encoding tRNA dihydrouridine synthase DusB, whose product MNTVLPSTGSHSQSSHSQSSELVSKPNLPALPSELRLRLQSPLQIGDVLVHSRVLQSPLSGVTDKVFRRLVRRYAPQSMMYTEMVSAAELHHLQRLPILMDIDPDERPISIQLFDRRPDFLATAACKAVDQGADTIDINMGCPVNKITKNGGGSSLLRDPDTAVRIVDAVCKAVDVPVTVKTRIGWSDEEINAVDFARRMESAGAQMLTLHGRTRAQGYTGTARWEWIARVKAALTIPVIANGDIFSIESALRCLVETKADGIMCSRGTLGYPFLVGEIDHFIKTGGIRPAPSVVERLTCAKEHLTMLWEYKGIRGIRQARKHMAWYAKDFPGAAELRDRLCRIDSVEAGCDLLDQTILQLS is encoded by the coding sequence ATGAATACCGTCTTACCTTCAACCGGCTCACATTCCCAGTCATCACATTCCCAGTCATCTGAGCTAGTCTCAAAACCTAATCTGCCTGCGCTACCCAGTGAGCTGCGACTGAGACTGCAATCTCCTCTTCAAATTGGTGATGTCCTTGTCCATAGTCGCGTTTTGCAGTCGCCCTTATCAGGTGTGACTGACAAAGTTTTTCGCCGCCTGGTTCGGCGCTATGCCCCCCAGTCGATGATGTATACCGAGATGGTTAGCGCCGCAGAGCTGCACCACCTTCAGCGCCTACCCATATTGATGGATATTGACCCAGATGAGCGACCCATCAGTATCCAACTATTCGATCGCCGCCCCGATTTTCTCGCTACAGCCGCTTGCAAAGCGGTTGATCAAGGGGCAGATACGATCGATATAAATATGGGCTGTCCGGTTAATAAAATCACTAAGAACGGAGGTGGTTCCTCTTTGCTACGTGATCCTGACACTGCGGTTCGTATCGTTGACGCTGTCTGTAAGGCGGTAGATGTTCCTGTGACCGTTAAAACTCGGATCGGCTGGTCAGACGAAGAGATCAACGCCGTAGATTTTGCTCGGCGGATGGAATCTGCAGGTGCGCAGATGCTGACGCTGCACGGTCGTACCCGGGCTCAGGGCTATACGGGCACCGCTCGTTGGGAATGGATTGCTAGGGTGAAAGCAGCCTTGACAATTCCGGTGATTGCCAACGGGGATATCTTCTCGATTGAGTCCGCGTTGCGGTGTTTGGTAGAGACTAAAGCAGACGGCATTATGTGTTCTCGTGGGACGCTAGGCTATCCTTTCTTGGTCGGTGAAATCGATCACTTTATCAAGACAGGCGGCATTAGACCTGCACCTAGTGTGGTAGAGCGATTGACCTGTGCTAAAGAGCACCTGACTATGCTGTGGGAATATAAGGGTATTCGGGGTATTCGCCAAGCTAGAAAGCATATGGCTTGGTATGCCAAGGATTTCCCAGGTGCTGCTGAGCTGCGCGATCGCCTGTGCCGAATAGACTCAGTAGAAGCCGGGTGTGATTTACTCGATCAAACCATTCTTCAGCTCAGCTAA
- a CDS encoding response regulator: MTPIEDIQEKAVARKLTEKIRDCYDQKFTGLLKISGHKTNLWYVYLMLGRIVWAQSSQHPLRSWKRHLTVHSPTFCEQTGELAPYESWNYLALSRLVRLKQFPRDQFSKIVEDYVAEALFDILQSSMLPYEEAGEISIDVQSKEAADMPFLMLQKLQSWEKAQQDWQEWQQAGLAKLSPNWAPTIKLHRELKDQTSPQTFQTLNSFANGENTLRDLSIKLKQPIISIARSIFPYVSRQLLAFTEVSDIADEAHHGFHPETMKELAPATPPQGSPRAALSTQGPVAEKQTDGKLSSEASTSKRSRSASRDKAPTVVYIDDSPADSRAMCSIVEKLGYKYVNIQDPLQALPMLIELKPRLIFLDLVMPVANGYEVCSQIRRITAFKDIPVIIVTSNDGIADRVRAKLVGASGFMGKPIEERRILKVLNKYIPKEARRLDTA; encoded by the coding sequence ATGACTCCAATAGAAGATATACAAGAGAAAGCTGTCGCTAGAAAGCTAACAGAGAAAATACGTGATTGTTACGATCAGAAATTTACAGGGTTGCTTAAAATCAGCGGACATAAAACCAACCTATGGTATGTTTATTTGATGTTGGGTCGAATTGTTTGGGCGCAGTCCAGTCAGCATCCCCTTCGAAGTTGGAAAAGGCATTTAACTGTTCATAGTCCTACATTTTGTGAACAGACTGGCGAGCTAGCACCCTACGAATCCTGGAATTATCTTGCGCTTTCGCGACTTGTTAGGCTGAAGCAGTTTCCCAGAGATCAATTTTCTAAAATTGTTGAAGACTATGTAGCAGAAGCTCTATTCGACATTCTGCAATCCAGCATGCTGCCATACGAAGAAGCTGGCGAGATATCGATTGACGTGCAAAGTAAAGAAGCGGCTGATATGCCTTTTCTCATGCTTCAAAAGCTTCAGTCTTGGGAGAAGGCACAGCAGGATTGGCAAGAATGGCAACAGGCGGGTTTGGCCAAACTTTCTCCTAACTGGGCGCCTACTATTAAGCTACATAGAGAACTCAAAGACCAAACGTCTCCTCAGACATTTCAGACTCTAAATAGCTTTGCCAACGGTGAAAATACGCTTAGAGATCTATCTATCAAGCTAAAACAACCAATCATCTCGATTGCTAGATCTATTTTTCCTTATGTCTCTAGGCAGTTGCTCGCTTTCACTGAGGTCTCTGATATTGCAGATGAAGCTCATCATGGCTTTCACCCAGAAACGATGAAGGAGTTAGCACCAGCAACGCCACCTCAAGGATCACCTCGTGCAGCCCTGTCTACTCAAGGACCGGTAGCTGAGAAACAAACGGATGGAAAGCTATCAAGCGAAGCTAGCACCTCCAAAAGAAGCAGGAGTGCCAGTAGGGACAAAGCGCCTACAGTCGTCTACATAGATGATAGCCCTGCTGATAGCCGGGCTATGTGTTCTATTGTGGAGAAGCTAGGTTATAAGTATGTCAATATTCAAGATCCGCTTCAAGCTCTGCCTATGCTGATCGAGCTAAAACCTCGGCTTATCTTTCTAGATTTGGTCATGCCGGTTGCTAATGGATACGAAGTGTGTTCTCAGATTCGAAGAATCACTGCCTTCAAAGACATACCCGTGATAATCGTGACTAGTAATGACGGCATTGCTGATAGAGTTCGTGCAAAACTTGTTGGTGCTTCCGGCTTCATGGGGAAACCTATCGAAGAAAGAAGAATTTTAAAGGTGCTCAATAAGTACATACCTAAGGAAGCAAGGCGCCTAGATACCGCTTAA
- a CDS encoding response regulator transcription factor translates to MTTALIVEDSLTDRNLLTSYLQKAGMTVKTAQSCEEALNIIQQMSLDVVFLDVVLPGQSGFEFCRDLKTNEDTRAIPIIICSTKDTEADKLWGSMLGADAYLTKPVDQQLLTQTVEQLIP, encoded by the coding sequence ATGACAACTGCTCTTATCGTAGAAGATAGCCTCACAGATAGAAATCTTCTTACCTCCTACCTACAGAAAGCTGGAATGACAGTCAAAACGGCTCAGAGCTGCGAAGAGGCACTGAATATTATTCAGCAAATGTCTCTAGACGTTGTTTTTTTAGATGTTGTTTTACCAGGTCAAAGTGGGTTCGAATTTTGCCGTGATCTCAAAACAAACGAAGATACCCGAGCAATTCCAATTATTATCTGTTCGACTAAAGATACTGAGGCCGATAAGCTATGGGGCTCTATGTTAGGGGCAGATGCTTATCTGACTAAGCCGGTTGATCAGCAATTGCTAACTCAGACAGTTGAACAACTCATACCTTAA
- a CDS encoding GAF domain-containing protein, which produces MTIANAARNGSHEIENVDSSHEENDSLQELNSEGTVEPVLMSEDIETEEETQEIDTASIEAVLAQPSVDLSLSQFTQHLSQKEGKRAFSIANRMALATSIDNLYQISVTELRKRFQVERALIYQFQSEALGTVVAESRSSDYSPMLGRSLPAIAFGESNLESYKQRPSVVITDTSEATVTPYQMQLFNQFQTKASLSLPIFLEDQLWGLLVVQQCSAPRQWNENEISFLYLVASELQVNLLPLSFESERQLLTTLSRKLRQISDQETLFKSTTKDLRKFLKVERVAICQFRQDYSLQFVFESKVGGLEPMLDVVLEDSHLQSQEGGIFRQSKPFVVHQVERNSSLSPCHMENLTDFGIQACAIVAIYRGQKLWGLLGAYQHSGARHWEENDIRLLSQVGDLVGVSLHQSELLAEMDRAAENQEALPEIINKISNTAYTEKIYQTAVEEVRQLLNVEHVCIYKFRPNYFGDFIYESHASGWPNLVGSAWEDTYVQKHQGGRFQNTEQPFLADDIYTAGLSECHIQTLEYFKVRSFLIVAIRQGGKLWGLLSTFQHSGPRHWLESDVKVLQEISRQMEASLKGADYIAQLQAQSTEMTKTAQMGRAVSELVPQILQAKDTEQIFQTIHRGLKQILKCDRIAIYCFNDDWSHDLLYPSRSKDLEDTGLGQTLSAIWPKTDLKESEGGPYRNQEQLIVNNIYAANHAPLEIEMLEANEINAYMTAPVFKEGRLWGLLSVYQKGEPRSWAESETNALKQVSLQLGVAMQQVDYLTQVQAQTVKLTETAEREKASKEQLQQQVIQLLQAVGPALQGDLTVRAQVTETQVGTVASAYNSTLQSLQKIVLQVQAAADKVSETSKLSETSADAVKQRAQQQAKSLGQALDRVQEMMNSTEAVAKDAQQVEAATEQTNQIVQQGDAAMNRTVDGIMAIRSTVAETNQRIKRLSESSQKVSKIVSLISNFTTQTQLLALNASIEATRAGEYGRGFAVVADEVRSLARQSAAAATEIEQFVQEIQVGTAEVSTAMETGIQQVAQGTDMVTDARQNLTAIVEATSQISQLIGDITQTTHKQADEFKHVTQTMSDATKIAEQTSESSTDLAQSIQQVLETAATLQSNAGKFKVE; this is translated from the coding sequence ATGACCATAGCTAACGCCGCTCGCAACGGATCTCACGAAATTGAAAATGTTGATTCCTCACATGAGGAAAACGATTCTCTTCAAGAATTGAATAGTGAAGGAACAGTCGAGCCCGTACTGATGTCGGAAGATATTGAAACTGAAGAGGAAACGCAAGAGATTGATACTGCTTCTATAGAGGCCGTGTTAGCACAGCCTTCTGTCGATCTATCCTTGTCGCAATTTACTCAACATCTATCACAGAAGGAAGGGAAGCGAGCCTTTTCGATAGCCAATCGCATGGCCCTTGCAACTAGTATTGACAACCTTTATCAAATTTCTGTAACTGAACTTCGTAAGCGTTTTCAGGTAGAAAGAGCTCTTATCTATCAGTTTCAGTCTGAAGCTCTAGGCACCGTTGTTGCGGAATCTCGAAGCTCTGACTATAGTCCAATGCTAGGTAGGTCTCTACCGGCGATCGCCTTTGGTGAAAGCAATCTAGAAAGCTACAAGCAGCGGCCATCAGTGGTAATCACCGATACTTCTGAGGCAACTGTCACGCCCTACCAGATGCAGCTGTTTAATCAGTTTCAGACAAAAGCTAGTCTAAGCCTACCTATTTTTCTAGAAGATCAGCTTTGGGGTCTACTCGTTGTCCAACAGTGCAGTGCGCCCAGACAATGGAATGAGAACGAGATTAGCTTTTTGTACCTAGTAGCCAGCGAGCTACAGGTCAATCTTTTGCCTTTGAGCTTCGAATCTGAGCGACAGCTACTGACTACCTTAAGTCGCAAACTTCGACAGATATCAGATCAAGAAACTCTTTTCAAGAGCACCACCAAAGACCTTAGAAAATTCTTGAAAGTGGAGCGTGTTGCTATTTGCCAGTTTCGCCAAGACTACAGTCTTCAATTCGTTTTTGAATCGAAGGTCGGAGGATTAGAGCCGATGCTAGATGTTGTTCTAGAAGATAGCCACCTACAAAGCCAAGAGGGTGGTATCTTTCGTCAAAGCAAGCCCTTCGTGGTTCATCAGGTAGAGCGAAATTCGAGTCTATCGCCGTGCCACATGGAGAATCTTACGGACTTTGGTATTCAGGCATGCGCAATTGTTGCAATCTATCGAGGGCAGAAGCTTTGGGGCCTACTAGGTGCATACCAGCATAGTGGTGCTCGCCATTGGGAAGAGAACGACATCCGCCTGCTATCTCAAGTAGGCGATCTAGTCGGTGTTAGTTTGCATCAATCAGAGCTGCTAGCAGAGATGGATAGGGCTGCTGAAAATCAGGAAGCGCTCCCAGAAATTATCAACAAGATCAGTAATACTGCCTATACTGAAAAGATTTATCAGACGGCTGTAGAAGAGGTTCGTCAGCTGTTGAATGTAGAACATGTTTGTATCTACAAGTTTCGTCCAAACTATTTTGGCGATTTTATCTATGAGTCTCACGCGAGTGGCTGGCCAAATCTGGTAGGCAGTGCTTGGGAAGATACCTATGTGCAAAAGCATCAAGGCGGAAGATTTCAAAATACCGAGCAGCCTTTTCTAGCGGACGATATCTATACGGCGGGTTTGAGCGAGTGCCATATTCAAACCCTAGAGTATTTCAAAGTCAGGTCCTTCTTGATTGTTGCGATTAGACAAGGCGGTAAACTCTGGGGTTTGTTGAGTACGTTTCAGCACAGCGGCCCTCGGCATTGGCTAGAGAGCGATGTCAAGGTTCTACAAGAAATCAGTCGTCAAATGGAGGCTAGTCTAAAGGGGGCCGACTACATTGCTCAGCTACAGGCGCAGTCGACTGAGATGACTAAAACAGCTCAGATGGGACGTGCGGTCTCTGAACTGGTACCTCAGATTCTACAGGCTAAAGATACTGAGCAAATTTTTCAAACTATACATCGAGGGCTAAAGCAGATACTAAAGTGCGATCGCATAGCAATTTATTGCTTCAATGATGACTGGAGTCACGATTTACTCTACCCATCGCGCTCAAAGGATTTGGAAGATACTGGCCTTGGCCAAACGCTATCAGCCATTTGGCCAAAGACCGATCTAAAAGAAAGTGAGGGAGGGCCATATCGTAACCAAGAACAGCTAATCGTCAACAATATCTATGCGGCAAATCATGCTCCTTTGGAGATTGAGATGCTTGAAGCTAATGAAATCAACGCTTATATGACAGCACCCGTTTTCAAAGAAGGCCGCCTTTGGGGCTTGTTAAGCGTTTATCAAAAGGGAGAGCCTCGTTCCTGGGCAGAAAGCGAGACTAACGCTCTTAAACAGGTTAGCCTGCAGCTAGGAGTTGCGATGCAGCAGGTTGATTATCTTACTCAGGTGCAGGCACAGACGGTGAAACTCACCGAAACTGCCGAGCGGGAGAAAGCGTCTAAAGAGCAGCTTCAGCAACAGGTGATTCAGCTGTTGCAGGCGGTTGGGCCAGCACTTCAAGGTGATCTGACTGTCCGCGCTCAGGTCACAGAAACCCAGGTAGGTACGGTGGCAAGTGCCTATAACAGCACACTTCAAAGCCTGCAAAAAATTGTTTTACAGGTACAGGCGGCGGCAGATAAGGTGAGTGAAACCTCTAAGCTCAGTGAAACTTCTGCTGACGCTGTAAAACAGCGGGCACAGCAGCAGGCAAAATCGCTAGGGCAGGCGCTAGATCGCGTTCAAGAAATGATGAACTCTACCGAAGCGGTGGCTAAAGACGCTCAGCAGGTAGAAGCTGCAACTGAACAAACCAACCAGATTGTGCAGCAAGGTGACGCTGCTATGAACCGCACTGTAGATGGGATTATGGCTATCCGCTCGACGGTGGCCGAAACTAATCAGCGAATCAAGCGATTGAGTGAATCTTCCCAAAAGGTTTCTAAGATTGTCAGCCTGATTAGCAACTTCACAACGCAAACTCAGCTACTAGCGCTAAATGCTTCTATCGAAGCTACTCGTGCTGGGGAGTATGGCCGAGGATTTGCAGTGGTGGCAGATGAAGTGCGATCGCTTGCTCGTCAGTCAGCGGCCGCGGCCACTGAAATCGAGCAATTTGTCCAAGAAATTCAGGTCGGCACCGCAGAAGTTTCTACCGCAATGGAAACAGGCATTCAACAGGTTGCTCAAGGTACTGATATGGTGACCGACGCCCGGCAGAACCTTACCGCAATTGTTGAAGCGACTAGTCAAATCAGTCAGCTGATTGGAGATATCACTCAAACAACACATAAGCAAGCTGACGAATTTAAGCACGTTACCCAAACGATGAGTGATGCTACAAAGATTGCTGAACAAACTTCCGAAAGCTCTACCGACTTGGCTCAGTCTATCCAGCAGGTATTAGAGACAGCCGCCACGCTGCAATCTAACGCTGGTAAATTCAAAGTCGAATAA
- a CDS encoding chemotaxis protein CheW has translation MLLTENDASLPALDPSILSQDPLGLSPLPKDNRKRFLRFVLSKDYQALLSLSYVVEAMQLPSSDILPIPDMASCIMGVCVWKGETLWVVDFNHLVGYESLYQRSQLVETLNVVVVQDNGQTLGLVVEQISDIDLFDEEEVIQSSGLCSPGLEPFISGHLPQRNSVVIKTSSIFSAPQLHAYR, from the coding sequence ATGCTATTAACTGAAAACGACGCTAGTCTCCCGGCTCTAGATCCTTCAATTTTGTCTCAAGATCCCCTGGGACTATCACCCCTACCAAAGGATAATCGAAAGCGGTTCCTGAGATTTGTGCTTTCTAAGGACTATCAAGCCCTGCTCTCTCTTTCCTATGTTGTAGAGGCAATGCAGCTACCCTCTAGTGACATTCTGCCTATTCCAGATATGGCGAGTTGCATTATGGGCGTGTGTGTCTGGAAAGGAGAAACGCTCTGGGTAGTGGATTTCAATCACCTAGTTGGCTACGAATCGTTGTATCAGCGCTCTCAGCTGGTAGAAACGTTGAATGTGGTTGTAGTTCAAGATAACGGTCAAACACTAGGACTCGTTGTAGAACAGATCAGCGATATTGATCTGTTCGATGAGGAGGAGGTTATTCAAAGTTCTGGACTATGCTCTCCTGGATTAGAACCGTTTATTTCAGGTCATTTACCCCAGCGAAATAGCGTTGTGATAAAGACTTCCTCTATCTTTAGTGCTCCACAATTACATGCTTATCGTTAG
- a CDS encoding CIA30 family protein, whose protein sequence is MTQTPSENRAQWDVTRFVQTLNNFGEIPFLGSFRWLQQLLGQAKTFAGKSYDANVRKVAILGDVPSEKMSLLLQQFPTDTQIETFPEKTLKVAMSSAEGRQLMAQLVTADTIVIGEETAEISAVLIQLEEERKGLVVEPIFDFSKPGCNLAAWGALDDVVMGGVSQGQIALVNSGQPDQHVVFAGVVSTENSGGFSSVRTQNFEPAFDFSGWLGLQLAVKGDGQRYKFILRNSAGWDSPAYIYGFDTVADKWIDVDVPFSELVPTFRARTVPSASPYDPAKTVSFQLMLSKFEYDRQLNSSFTAGPFKLAVKQIGLYRSQEGETVIRV, encoded by the coding sequence ATGACACAAACTCCCTCTGAAAATCGAGCGCAATGGGACGTAACCCGATTCGTACAAACGCTAAATAATTTCGGCGAAATTCCCTTTCTTGGTAGCTTTCGCTGGCTACAGCAGTTGCTAGGCCAAGCCAAGACCTTCGCTGGGAAATCGTATGACGCTAACGTTAGAAAGGTAGCTATACTCGGTGATGTGCCGTCCGAAAAGATGAGTTTGCTTCTTCAACAGTTTCCTACAGATACTCAAATAGAAACATTCCCTGAAAAGACGCTCAAAGTAGCCATGTCTAGTGCTGAAGGTAGGCAGCTTATGGCACAGCTTGTGACAGCAGATACGATAGTTATCGGTGAGGAGACTGCTGAAATCTCAGCAGTGCTTATTCAATTGGAAGAAGAAAGAAAAGGTCTGGTTGTCGAACCAATATTCGACTTTTCTAAGCCAGGTTGTAATCTAGCAGCCTGGGGAGCCCTAGATGATGTCGTGATGGGTGGCGTTAGCCAAGGTCAAATAGCCTTAGTCAATAGCGGTCAGCCAGACCAGCATGTGGTCTTTGCAGGTGTCGTCTCGACAGAGAACTCAGGGGGCTTTTCATCGGTGAGAACGCAAAACTTTGAGCCTGCTTTCGATTTCTCTGGCTGGTTAGGTCTCCAGCTAGCGGTGAAGGGAGATGGTCAACGTTACAAGTTCATCTTGCGGAATAGCGCTGGATGGGACAGTCCAGCCTATATCTATGGATTTGATACCGTAGCCGATAAGTGGATCGATGTTGATGTTCCTTTCTCAGAGCTAGTCCCAACGTTTCGAGCGCGAACAGTACCTAGCGCATCTCCTTACGATCCGGCTAAGACCGTTTCATTTCAGCTTATGCTCAGTAAGTTCGAATATGATAGACAGCTCAACTCTAGTTTCACGGCAGGGCCATTCAAACTAGCCGTCAAGCAAATAGGGCTGTATCGGTCTCAGGAAGGAGAGACTGTTATCCGGGTATAA